A segment of the Eubalaena glacialis isolate mEubGla1 chromosome 14, mEubGla1.1.hap2.+ XY, whole genome shotgun sequence genome:
GGAAGAGCTGGGAGCTGCTGAAGGAAGGTGAGTATAgggtggggggcaggttgagACAGGCAAGGGCAAGAGATGGGGCTGGAAAGGGGGTGGCCTGGGAAAACAGCCTTCCCTGGGGAGGACTCGGGACCTGGGCCCTGAGGCCTGGACAGGCCACTGATGTCTCAGACCAAGACCCTCAACCTTCACTCTTCCAGGGAGCCCTTTTACAGTGTCCCATCCAGCTTCCTTGAACTCTTAGAAAGACATTCTCTTCCAAAGGATTTATTAAATAGGcaccaccttttaaaaattaaagacaaatctAACTTGAAATTGGAGCTTCTGACCAGCATGTGGTGACATCCCAGTCACCATAATCCTagctagaaggaaagaaatgtgcCTTCTGCAACCTTGCAGCTTGTTTCAGGTGGCTGTGTGGTTTCCATTAGATACTCTGAAGTAGCTCCAGGATCCCTGATACTACCTAGGAACCCCCGGGAGGCATCGGGGGCTGGAGGCCTCTGGCTCCAGTGTCCCACAGTCGTTACTGGACTCATGCACCCTGGTGCAACCATCTGTTAGGGATTTGGCATGTGGGACCTCCACAGGATGCCTCAGGGCCTGGgcctcttctttccctccctctgtccccaccTTCTCCCTGGTCTCTCACCTCCATCCTCTACGTTCTTTCCTCCAGGTTTCCTTTTGGCGCTGACCCAGGGCAGAGAGATCCAGGCTCAGAACTCCTTCTCCAGCTTCACCCTGTTGAAGCTACGGCACTCCTCTGCCCTGGGCGGGGCCAGCCTAGGGGCCAGGCACATCGGGCACCTCCTCCCCATGGACTACAGCGTCAATGCCATTGCCTTCTACTCCTACACCTTCTCCTAGGGGGCTGGCCCTGGCTCCACCCCCTCCAAGCCCAGTGGACATTGGGTGCTGGAAGGCAGGaggctttttctccttttccttttctttttttttgaaaaagaaacatatagaagaaaataaacgCACTTTACCCACTCCCCAGTTGGACTGTGTTATCAAGCACGTTTGCTATATACATCCTCAGCTCACCTGCCAGCAGGTATCCCAGAGGGCTCAGAGATGGTCTTAGCCCAGGGTTTAAAGCCCCACCCCCAGATGCTTGGCCTGTGGTCTGCAATCTGCTCGCCACACGGTTAGGCAGATAACCTGTGTGCTGCCGCTGCCCCTGCCCACCACATTAGATACTTACGCCATGTGGCTGCCAGTTAACCTGTGATCTCAGTTTTCTCCAGTCAAAGGTAAGGGTCAAGATCGCTGCCTGACCATTTTTAGTGGAACTAAGTGTTGTCCATGGAAAACATCACCAGCAATAACCTTAGATATATCACACCCTCTCTTGATAGTCCCAGTAGGATTTAGGGGACAGGGGACAGTTCTAATCTGGGAGAATTTTTACCTCACTGGATTTGGTACTTACAGGTAAACAGCACATTTTGCAGTTCTTCTGCATGAATGAGTTCTTAAGAAGTTGTGAGGATGGCTGAGATCCAAGAAGGCCAGCTAGATACAACTAGGTGGCCTGCCTGTTCCTGGTGACTGCTGGCCTGGCTCTGGTTACAGGATGACACTTTGTTGTGTGGCAGCGGGAATGATGAACGTCAGTGAGGGGCAGACATGATTTCCTGTCCTCTGGATACTGCCGTTTGATTGGTCAAGACAAGCCCAGAGCTTCCTGTTCTGCCCGTGCTGCTTGGCGAAGACTGAAGCCAGAGTCTTGATCCACAGTGGCTGCCTCTCCAGGTGTCTGGAGTGTAAGCTGTTAGAGGCATGGATCATGTCCTAAACGTCAGTTCTCAAACTTCTGTGCATCAGTAATTCACGAGCTTGTTTTAAACTcaggtttctatttttttcccccttccataaggtgtctgattcagtaggtcaagGATGAGATGAGATGGGGAGTTTTCATTTCTACCAAATACCTTGGGTAATTTCTGCTGCAGAGGTCCAGGATCTGCACTTGAGGGAGCTCTACCCAGTAATTTTGGAGCTCTGATTAGGCTCTCAACGGGGTCTTGAATACTTGTTTCCCAAGTCGGATGACACTTATTTCACTGTCTAGAACACAACGGTAGTGGCTCTTGTCCCATCAACTCTAGCTCAACACAACAATAAGAACTCAAGACAAGTCCCTTCTGAAGGGACAGCCAGCCCTCTTCACATCTAGGTATGGTCCAGACCACTGGGGTCAGCTCTCAGCAAGTCACCAGTACATCATCAGCTAAAAAGCTTGCAAGGAGTCAGGGACACAGCAGAGTGCCTTTGCTCCATCTCACAGTCCTAATAGCACTTACTGATGAGTGGTGAACTTCGGAGAAGTCTTTTCACATGATCTCAGGACCAGGATCAAGCAGTATTTCGGATTTATAATCTAAAACTATTGGTGAAGAGTTTAAAAAGAGAcatatttgggcttccctggtggcgcactggttgagaatctgcctgccaatgcaggggacacgggttcgagccctggtctgggaagatcccacgtgccgcgaagcaactaggcccgtgagccacaattactgagcctgcgcgcctggagcctgtgctccgcagcaagagaggccgcgataatgagaggcccacgcaccgcgatgaagtggtcctcacttgccgcaactagagaaagccctcgcacagaaatgaagacccaacacagccataaattaattaattaattaattttaaaaaaaaagttaaaagcaacATTAAAtggcaactttaaaaaaaaaaagacatatttatGTTCTTCAGGGTACAGCCATCACTTCCTTACCATTGCCCAGGCTCTGCTATTCCAGATGGACAGTGGAGGGCTTAGAGCACAGCAAGGAGCACAGCTTGATGGACTTCCTAGTGCCAGCTCATAAGTATTCACTAAATATTAGTTGAAAAAATGAAGGCAATGTTAAACTGCACAAGGTCACTTTGTGTTCCTTTTTCCTTTGGCCAAAGGAGATGTGATGGGGTAGCTTATTCTCCAGTTAGGCTCTGTTACACAGAGGTTGCAGTGCAGAGGGTCATAAGTGATTTTTGATGAGATTCTCCCCCtttaattttaaacttataaTCTCCTTCACTAATAAGATATCAGGAGCAATTAATGGGATTCCGCACTGCCAAGGCATTGAATGTGTATGTATTCATCGCATCTGAGCTTACAACAGCCAAACGAGAGCTGGGAACAAGAACTGGACTTGAAGAGGCTGGCACTGCCTTAATCTACCTGTGTGATCTCGTGGACAGCACAGCCTCACCTGTGCCATCCATCCAGCAAATGTTCACTGAATGTCTTCTACCTGTGATGAGTGCTCTAAGGATTTTCAATATAAGGATTAAAAATGAGTATACCTTTACACCTTATACCAACAGAAAGTTGGTAAAAATTTATGGACTGTACTGTTTACAATATCTGCACTTCTCTTTAATGTACTTagtttaatgaaaattttaaatgaatgaatacaccgTTCACATCTTTAAGGCTGTGAATAGTTCAGGCCCTGTATAGACATAACTATCTCAAAAAGCTGTAAATAGGCAAGTCagctcagatttttttaaacctgaCTGTAGGAAGGAGGCAAAGAAAAGACAGCACTCAACAAAGCCCATTGGCTATGGTCTGGTCCCATGATCTTTTTACCATAAAATAAAGCCCCTCAGAGAATCATTGGGAGAGTCAAGCTAGGTGTAAACCGAGTAAGTGTTACCAAACTAACCTCCACAAGAGCAAGGATGATGTCTGCTTGTTAACTCCAGCAGCCCTGGTACCTAGGACAATGCTTGGTACCTAGCAGGTTCTCAAACTTGTTCAGTAGTTGAAAGGCAGATACAGAAGCCCTTTACTTGTTTTCTAGATGAGTCAGTTTTGCCCAGGAACAGGAAAATATCAGCTATCCAATTGCCCTTCAAACCCAAGGATTTCCTGTTACCGCCTCTGTGCAAAGCCACACACATTATTGCCACTGTCACTACCATGTATTAAGTGCCTATCATATGCCAGGcagtattttgaaattaaatttgGTCTAATTTTCACAATAGCCCCAGGAGGAAGGTGTCACACCTTTACGAATAAACAGGTTCAGGCCAAAGGCACAAACAAAGTGGTGGAGGTGGGATTCACTCAGGTCTGTGACTTCCAAGACAATGCTTGTGCTACTTTGTAACACCGTTTAGAATGGAAAATCACGCAACTAAAACTGTGATCCATATTGAGACAAAATCAAACACACCCCACACATACGTCCCCTTGTAATATAATGACCCAACTGTAGGAAAAAGGGTACCACTGCCAGCAAAtgcattttattctcattttaatgaGGTTTTCAACAGCTGCCATTTGGTTTGTatagcaaattttttaaaaagtaactttttttccatttttgatatttttatgaaaagtattttcttcaattttaaagccctgcccctcccccaaagtATTAATAACTACCATGTGATGtgtatttaggggaaaaaaaggaacaaaaacagcTTTTAAAACACTTGAGAAATAGGGATAAAGGTCCGAAGTCCAGGCCTGGGCCTGCTGGAGGTGCTAAGCTGCCCTGGCACGCTCGGCGCTTCACCGTCCACAACAGCAGATGCGTGGGCCGTGCACAGACCCGCTGGGATGTACCGCAAAGTCCACTCCCTTTCTCCGCCTGACCGCCTCTGCTGGCTGTCCTCTTTCCTTCCAAATCGGTCTAACAAAGGCAGCACGATCTTTAACACAAGTTCATCTTTGTAATGGAGACGACGCTATTGAGCAAGTTCAGCGATTCCTCCATTTTGTCGGGGAGGAAAAAacattcaacacagtattgatGGTTTCACTTTCTTGTCCACTCAAACACATGCTCATTAACTTATTAAGCTAATCATCAGATGCTTCAGAAGCCCGATGTGTAGACAGCACAGAAGTTTCATGTAAAAAGGAAGttgcaaaattataaaaaatttctgCAGCAGTTCAGGCTCCTCGCGGAGCTTCTGATGACGAAGCTGGTTCTGATAGGCAGTCCCTTTGACATGCGCAGCAGCCCCGCCAGGAGCCCTATGGTCTCAGGGGTCCATTGAGACCACAGGAGGTTGAAATCCAAGTTTAAAAGACCCCCTGCTGACAAAACATATATCCatcgatggaatattatttagcaataaaaaaggaacaaactactaacACAAGTTATgccatggatgaacctcgaaagtatatgtaaatgaaaaaagccagatacAAGAGACCACATTTTGTGTGATTTCATTGAGAtgatgtccagaaaaggcaaatttatagcGACAGAAAGATTAGTGATTCCCTAGAGCTAGGAACAGGTATTATCATGTAAATAGGCATGAAGGATCTTATTGAGGGGGATGAAAATGGTCTAAAACTGAGAACTGTATGGCTGTGCCACTCAGGAAAGTTATtagaatcactgaattgtacacttgaaatgggtgaattttatgttatgtaaaatatgcctcaataaagttgtttaaaaaaaaaagtccctgtcTCGCAAACCACCCGTCAAGCATTAAACATTTCTGAAGGCTCACAATCAACAGGACAGGATTATCAATTAGTGTTGAGTTACAGCGTGAAAACATTGTACTCTTATAGTACATAGCCTAGAATGTTTCTTtactatttataatattaaaaggtAGCCAGTAAGAAGGGAGGATTGGGGAAGAAAACTCAGCAGACCTCACAAATGGGACTCCTAGTAACAAAATCTAAAggggctttttcttttaaaataaagatggtgCATCTGTCCCTTTGTAGATTTCTCTTCTGTCCCCTGGGGGTAGGGTGGTGAATCACTTGGCTAACGCCCCATAGAGATCAGTGTACTCAGCTGTCCTATTTGTATGACCCCCCCCCCTAAAATCTCGACTGGGGACAGCAGTGGGGGGCTGGGCAGTGAGGGCAGAGGCCAAGTAACAAGCAGGAAACTTGAGTGTCTCCTTGGGTCAGCCTCCTATTCCCCTGTCCTTTGTCACTAATTGCAGATTCAAGATgggagaaataaagacagaagattaaaaacaaaggggaaaaaaaaaaagaaaaccttacaaAATTGTGATGAAATTCACAAGGCAGCAGAGCACTGGCTGCAGAAAAGTACTCTGCGTACTACACAGGGACCAGGAGAACTAATGATCTCTGCGAGGGGACACGATTCCCATGGGTAACCGTGGGCAGAGGCAGGAGCAGACCAAGGTTCCTGATGCTCACCAGATCCCAGTCAATCCTCCTGTTTTCTCCATCAACTTCCCAAACTAATGAGGTCCACCTTTATCCTGGAGGAGAGTGGCTAGGAATACACAGTCTTTCCCAAAAGGTGCACATCTCTAAATCTTGGTCAAATTTGTCAGGTCTCTGCCTGAACCCATACATCAACATAACCTAACCAAGCAACATTATTAACCCGTGATGCCAGGACCCTTATTGAAGAACACTTGCCCCCTCCCATCTCAGGAGTGTAGATTCCTGGGCTCCTGATGTTTATACATGGGCTTTGCAGCAGCACCAATGCAAGAAGATTCAGTCAAGCTGTTTCCTTTGGCTACTTCTTCACACAACTTTCCCGACATATATTAATTTCTACTCTGAAGTCAGAGTGTTTGACTCACCTCCTTACTTCCCAGCATCTTCAAAATCAAGACAGAACTTTGACATTATAGCAATACACAATTTGAAAAATGCTGATTAcctctaaaaacattttaaagttataattaGCATTGTAACCTTAATTAAAGAGACCCCAGCTGTTATGACTTTGGAAACTAAAGGCGCTGCAAAGGTCCAGCCTTTTCCTTGCAATCTTTTTGGGTCTGACCTTATGTGATCCCCAAAAGTCAACTGCTGCAGtcagaaactgctccaaagaccCAAAGGTGCAGGTGTTCAGGCCTAGGCTGTATCTATCAAGTTTTCTGCTGCAGTTCAAAGGgcaggagaaaataaaaggcatttcttttgtttttcacccCTTGAAGAGCAAGagataaaatcattttcattttggagttTTAGAGTCCAATAATCACAAAATCAGTCACTAATAAACTAACAAACACTGGGACCAGCCAGAATTGGCAATTGTTGAAAATACATATTCTGCTTCTATACTTAAACTTCCAGTTGCCAATTAAAAAAACTTAGAGTAGTGGCTTAAATTCAATATCAAAATCATCACTTATAATACCAGCCTCATCCTTAAAAGGTAAAGGTGTCTAGTTTGGCTTGCACCCAGAACCTCTCCTATGAGGAGAAGTCTGAGATAGAGGTTCCCAGCCTTTCCCCAGTGAAGATCCAGTAAGACCCACACGCATTTCCTGTTAAGGAGTTGGCAAACTCTGACTATAGCTGGGCCTGTGGTCTGGGTGACAATTGTGCTCCCACCTCACAACataaaatagatggagaaaaaggtcGCGCTGCAAGAGGAACCGCTGGAAGCACAAACCTACACATTTGTGTAGGGGGTCACACTGCTAGCTGCTTCCTGATCCTGAGTCAGCGCACTGTGTCTGAGTGGGACCGGAATGGCCAGCCCTCAGGTTCCACTGCTTGGCTGGAAGGAAGCTTTCTTAGTCCTGACCAAATATGCCTTGTGGAACCACGCTGACATCCTACATGAAACCCCAcagcagatgagaaaacaagccCTTTGAACTACACCTAATACCTTAGCCTATCCTGGTGTCAGAAGGGCAAGCCTGCTTCAGGATGAAGAAACGGCTCGATCTGGATCCCTGTAGGACTTCCCAGACCAGAAGCCACACAAGAATCCATGGTACTCTTTGTGATGGAGACACCACGGTCTAGACAATGGCTCTTTCTGCAATCCCAACACATTTCCAGCAGCCTTCAGAATTCTGAGCTTGCACAAGTTAATGCAgattgaaggaggaaaagcagCCCTGGAAGAAAGAGACCTCTATTTCTGCACTTCCAAGGTCCTCTCCTTATTAGAGGCAACAATTCCAGCTGAAAGCTGAAGCTGGAATTGAGACATTTCTTTATTCGTAGCCCTCCCTGAAAACGAGTTAAGAGTTCCATTCTCTCGAGGTAGAGACTTTGGGAATTCATGAGCACATCTGACAGTACGAGCTCCCTAAACCACTCTCCTGTGACATGTGACCTAACAAGGAAGGGCATTTTTCAAATGATGCCACCCTAAAGACTCAAACAAGGAAAAGATGTGGGTTCATATTTTCAATCTGACATTAACCTGTGGCTGTTCAAAAAGTCAACAAGGGACCTcataagaaaaaggagaaattcttaaattttccaaacaCTAGTCCTTTCCTTCCAACCTCTGTCCCACATCCACATACTGAATTTACACAGACTTGATTTCAAGCTACATGATCTTTTCCTGATAGGCCTATCACACAAGACAGTGGCAGTCATACAGAAGCCACTGTCCTCCTCAGGCCCCTGCAAGTCCTTGCCCGTCCTGGGAGAACGGCCAGGACTGGACATGCTCTCTTTTAGACCTGACTCTCCCACCGACTTCTCTAGCACACAAAGGCAGCTCCTGGGCCAAGTTTAGTTCCTTATGAGTatcaacaatgacaacaaaaatccCTGTGACTTGTGGGCAGGAAAGGAACATACCCAGAAAGTCCAACCGAGAAAACTCAAAAACCTGGGTATGTGGGAACAGCAAAATTTTATAACTGCCGAAACTGTCCTGGTGGGTCACACAGTTGCAGGGTCAAACGGGACTCGCTGTCCTAGGCTTTTTTGGAGTTCTTCTGCATAATTCTGTAAGGTGGGAAGAAGCATCCAAATTGTGAACTGAGCTTCTTGCTAGTGTCCTGAAAAATACATTGACTTGTGAAAGTGCACAAACCTTTCTAAGGAAAGTAAGGTACCAGGTGGACCAAGTCTTCATGGGGCtggaaaaaaattgtcaaaataaatttaagacaTAACTAACAGGATTCAAGGATGACTTCTCCTGGCTGACGCTGATGGCCAGCACCGCATGCCTCTCATACACCTTTGGTAACAATATCTTTTCTTAAAAACAGAGTGGGGTTGGGGTGGAGAGGAGACAGGGGACTAGACACCATGAGACGAAATGGCAAATCCACTCTAGTGCTCTTTTACCTTGTAAATTTTGAGTCTGATGGTAGCTGTAAACAGAGGCTTAAGAGTAGGCCAACAGTAACTGAATGACTCAGGTGACGATCACCAGCCCAGTCCTCTCCTTCTACTTTACAACTTTCATCAACCACATGGTTGATGAAAGTTGCCTCTGTTGGTTTCCAGTACTTTAAGCCTGTGTTTTCTTGAATGGGGTTCAGGCAGGGAGACATGGGCTCAGCAGGCCACTGGTAATCCCAGCTCATCACAGGAAACTCCCAGGGATCAGGGAGCTGTGCATTCTGGTTTACAACACCTGCTTCTTCCTCTCGCCCCTCTTCCCATCCAGCTTAATAGACTGAATAAGTAGTGATCCAGGTGTTCATTGCCCTTGGTAAGTATACAGCAGAGCGGGAAGGGCATTCTTAAACACCCAGATTTTCTTGGTCAGCTTATTTTGTTTAAACACATACAGCAGAACATTCCTGATGAAGgacggggcgggggcgggaaTTGCAATTTCCCTAAATCAAAAAGCTAATAATAATAGGAAATTGCTCCGAATGAAAGTCAGtagaacaaaagagaaatactCAGAGGCTTGTAGAGAAAGACTGAGCACATTAGTTACTCCAATCACAGTGTCGAGTTAAACCACTCTCCCCTTTCCCCGCTGTGCACCCcttgcccgccccgcccccctctTCAGCTCCGCCTTTTTTGTGCAGCGCTGTCCCCAGATGTGGGGACGTACAAGTTCTCCTCAAAGCTTTCTGTCAGCTCAGTACTTCACTCCTGGAATAAATTCCTTGGCATCCGGGTTCAGGTTACTTTTGCTCTGAAATAAGAACCAAGAGATAATAAATCCCAAGGCAAGCTGCACTTTAAAACGTATTTTCTCCTTGCTTCCGTTATTACCAGTAccttcctctcagcctcaaggagagaaaaaatagaattcCTTGCAACTCAAGCTGTTGTTGAGTTGTTCCTTGCTGGGCTGCTCTCAATGTTCTGATGTACTAAGCCCTGCTAACCtcattttctccttcctgcttTAGACTCCTGTTCCCTTCATGAtgctttcatttaaatttcatttacatttgactccaaaaataatttttcaatttattaGTACCTTAACTTGATGAAAATCAGAGTACTCCATCAAACTAGTTTGGTTACCACAatccctattttttttctttttttcatctttctgtaCTCTCTGGTTATCTACTCTCTTGTCAATATCTAAAATCTCATCAAACTTCAGGGCACAATCATTCAGAAAGTGAGTTGTGTGAGAACAATATCACTTACAGAATTCTGACATTAGGTCAACATGGAATGCAAGGAATTCATTTATCTGGGCTTCTAATTATAAGTGGAAGATGGTCTCTTAGGAGTATATTCCTTCCAAAGTGAACAGGCAATTTTTATAACAGCATcattcaaaattataaatacagatTTGAGGGATAGCAAAAGAAAAGGACAGCAGCAAATGATAATTTGAAACCAAACCTCTTCCATGTTCAAATTTTTATCCTTAATCTCAGTTCCGCTTTGAAAAGCCCATGGGAGAAAATGAAGTTGGTGATGCTGCAACTATGACGTTTGCACAGTGCTTTAAGAGGTGCAATACATCTTCAACGCACCCCCTTATTAATGCCCAGGTGATGAATGAAGAATCAGTGGCTCAGAGGGCTCCAGAGCTTGCCCAAGGTTGTAGGGCCAAAAAAGAGAGTCTGTGACTCTAAATCCTATATTCTTTTCACTATGTCACATGTGGAACTACATATGCTCTTACCAAAATATCTTCAGAATCATGACCATCACTGACTGACAGTCCATTTAACTGTTGTTGCAACTGTCCCACGGCCTGAGGCAGGTCTCGCGATGGAATAAACCAATCCTGGTCTTCCTCATCCAGCATCTCCTGGAAGCAGCGGTCCAAGAATTCTTGCTCCTGCAGCTCCTCTTCCACCTAGCAAGCAAAGGGGAAGAGCTCAGACGTACTGCCCCAGTGGGGCTCACACCTTCCAGTTTTTTCTCTACCTCTTTCTTTCAGAGGTTGTTACTCTGCAGTTAAGAATGATcttgcggacttccctggtggcgcagtggttaagaatccacctgccaattcaggggtcacgggttcgagccctggtccgggaagatcccacatgccacggagcaactaagcccgtgcgccacaactagtaagcctgtgggccaccattactgaagcccgcgcgcctagagcccgtgctccgcgacaagagaagccaccacagtgagaagcccgcacaccgcaacgaagagtagcccccgctcgccgcaactagagatagcacacgcacagaaacgaagacccaacgcagccaaaaataaatataaataaattaattaattaaaaaaaagaatgatcttGTATGAGATCTACTAAGAATTATGATGCTTCTAATGACAGCctagagaaaatataatttttaatttttcaaccaAATTCCATCAAAAATAAGGCTGAGGAAATAGTCAAAATAGCAGAAATTCCAGGTATTCACAGATCTTCTAATATGTGATACAGATATTTTCCACTCATATGACACTTacagaaaatcattttaaagctTGAAATTCTTTTCTCAATCTTGTTGAGAAGCGATTCTTCTTAAATTTCCCATCTTTCAGCTATGAAAAGGGTACAGGAACTATGTAACTAGACCACTACCTGGATAGTGGAGATTAAATCAAAACCAACTCCCAGCTTCTGGCCCACTTTTCTGGTATTGAGGCCCCTACATGAGAAAAAATACTTTCATAACCGTAGAAAGATATAAAGAACACTATTTTGCATACCAATAGAAAATGATGTCATCAATGTAGTATTCTTtcaaaacaagaagaaataatatGACTATTTACACAactgcatatttcttttttttaattaattaatttatatatatatatatttttatttttggctgagttgggtcttcgttgctgcgcgtgggctttccctagttgaggtgagtggggctactcttcat
Coding sequences within it:
- the PAIP2B gene encoding polyadenylate-binding protein-interacting protein 2B, with amino-acid sequence MNGSSVANTSPNIKSKEDQGLNGHDEKENPFAEYMWMENEEDFNRQVEEELQEQEFLDRCFQEMLDEEDQDWFIPSRDLPQAVGQLQQQLNGLSVSDGHDSEDILSKSNLNPDAKEFIPGVKY